The following proteins are co-located in the Gloeocapsa sp. PCC 7428 genome:
- the xseA gene encoding exodeoxyribonuclease VII large subunit, translating to MTFYQADLVTDTAISVAGLTAYIQALLEEDPQLRQVWVIGEVSSANDHPKGLFFTLQDIEGKAAINCVVWHSQIDKLAQIPQRGEQLIVLGSLRLYPQRGQYQLTVWQALPAGDGLQALRYRQLRNRLEAEGLFAVERKRSLPTHPQTIAVVTSSAGAAWGDIQKTLRSRYPGLRVLFSPALVQGEQAPGSIARAIARVEADGRAEVLILARGGGAVEELACFNDERVVRAIAQCSIPVITGIGHQRDESLADLVADVSVHTPTAAAEHVIPELRKLYVEHQQRVATLRSMMFQQLATIENHLQKFKNRVRRLRLDQKILQEMQFLTSQRQQLIARTKQQLRQATLHCQFLEQKLATLDPRAVLKRGYAVVRQEQGAIARKARDLAVGQKLSIQLSEGQVKVEVKEIID from the coding sequence ATGACTTTTTATCAAGCTGATTTAGTGACAGACACTGCGATTTCTGTAGCTGGATTAACCGCGTATATTCAGGCGCTGTTAGAAGAAGATCCCCAGTTACGCCAGGTTTGGGTTATTGGCGAAGTTTCCAGTGCTAATGACCACCCGAAAGGGCTATTTTTTACGCTGCAAGATATTGAAGGCAAAGCCGCGATTAACTGTGTAGTGTGGCACAGTCAAATCGATAAACTCGCACAGATACCGCAACGCGGAGAACAGCTAATTGTTTTGGGAAGTTTGCGGCTGTATCCACAACGAGGACAGTATCAGTTGACGGTGTGGCAAGCCTTACCCGCAGGCGATGGTCTACAAGCATTGCGTTATCGCCAGCTACGCAACCGTTTAGAAGCCGAAGGGTTATTTGCCGTTGAACGCAAGCGATCGCTTCCAACTCATCCGCAGACAATTGCGGTTGTCACCTCTAGTGCGGGTGCTGCGTGGGGTGATATTCAAAAAACACTTCGCAGTCGTTATCCAGGGTTGCGCGTGTTGTTCTCTCCAGCTTTGGTTCAGGGCGAACAAGCACCAGGATCAATCGCGAGGGCGATCGCACGGGTAGAAGCAGATGGTCGAGCAGAAGTCTTAATTTTGGCGCGAGGCGGTGGTGCAGTTGAGGAATTAGCTTGCTTTAATGATGAACGAGTCGTCAGAGCGATCGCCCAATGTTCGATTCCAGTCATTACAGGTATTGGTCATCAACGTGACGAATCTTTAGCTGACTTAGTTGCGGATGTTTCCGTTCATACTCCCACCGCAGCAGCGGAACACGTGATCCCTGAATTGCGAAAACTTTATGTAGAACATCAGCAAAGAGTTGCGACTTTACGTTCAATGATGTTTCAGCAACTTGCAACTATAGAAAACCACCTACAGAAATTTAAAAACCGCGTACGGCGTTTGCGCTTAGATCAAAAAATTCTCCAAGAAATGCAGTTTTTAACCTCGCAGCGTCAACAGCTGATCGCTCGAACAAAGCAGCAATTACGTCAAGCAACGCTCCACTGCCAGTTTTTAGAGCAGAAGTTAGCGACGCTTGATCCTAGGGCAGTACTAAAGCGAGGGTATGCCGTAGTGAGACAGGAGCAAGGCGCGATCGCGCGTAAGGCTCGCGACTTAGCAGTAGGGCAGAAACTATCCATTCAGTTAAGTGAAGGACAAGTTAAAGTCGAAGTAAAAGAAATCATCGATTAA
- the recA gene encoding recombinase RecA yields MAIDTTDTSGKQKALNLVLNQIERNFGKGAIMRLGDATRMRVETIPTGALTLDLALGGGLPKGRVIEIYGPESSGKTTVALHAVAEVQKNGGVAAFVDAEHALDPTYAAALGVDIANLLVSQPDTGEAALEIVDQLVRSAAVDIVVIDSVAALVPRAEIEGEMGDAHVGLQARLMSQALRKITGNIGKSGCTVIFLNQLRQKIGVTYGNPETTTGGNALKFYASVRLDIRRIQTLKKGTEEFGNRVKVKVAKNKVAPPFRVAEFDIVFGKGVSTLGCVIDLAEETGVVVRKGAWYSYNGDNIAQGRDNAIKYLEENFELAGQIQQLVREKLEMGAVVSANSVSSSTEDDDLEADE; encoded by the coding sequence ATGGCTATTGATACAACTGATACATCCGGAAAGCAAAAAGCCCTGAACTTGGTGCTAAACCAAATCGAACGCAACTTTGGCAAAGGGGCGATTATGCGCCTTGGGGATGCCACTCGGATGCGGGTGGAAACAATTCCTACGGGCGCGTTAACCCTAGACTTAGCGTTGGGCGGCGGTTTACCCAAAGGGCGAGTTATCGAAATTTATGGTCCAGAAAGTTCTGGTAAAACGACAGTAGCGCTGCACGCGGTTGCCGAAGTGCAAAAAAATGGTGGTGTCGCGGCATTTGTGGATGCTGAACACGCCCTCGATCCTACCTACGCTGCTGCCTTGGGAGTTGATATTGCCAACTTACTCGTTTCTCAACCCGACACAGGGGAAGCAGCTTTAGAAATTGTCGATCAGTTAGTCCGTTCGGCAGCTGTAGACATTGTCGTTATAGACTCAGTAGCGGCACTTGTCCCCCGTGCAGAAATTGAAGGCGAAATGGGTGATGCGCACGTTGGTCTGCAAGCTCGTTTAATGAGCCAGGCGTTAAGAAAAATTACAGGTAACATTGGTAAATCTGGCTGTACAGTCATTTTCCTCAACCAATTGCGCCAGAAAATTGGTGTGACATACGGTAATCCAGAAACCACAACAGGTGGTAACGCGCTGAAGTTCTATGCTTCAGTGCGACTCGACATTCGCCGCATTCAAACCCTGAAAAAAGGCACCGAAGAGTTTGGTAATCGTGTCAAAGTGAAAGTTGCCAAGAATAAAGTTGCTCCACCCTTTAGAGTGGCAGAATTTGACATTGTGTTTGGTAAAGGTGTTTCAACTTTAGGTTGTGTGATTGACCTTGCTGAGGAAACGGGCGTTGTTGTTCGTAAAGGAGCTTGGTACAGCTACAACGGTGATAACATTGCCCAAGGTCGTGATAACGCGATTAAGTACTTGGAAGAAAACTTTGAACTCGCTGGACAAATTCAACAGCTAGTACGCGAGAAACTCGAAATGGGAGCCGTTGTTTCTGCGAATTCTGTATCCTCATCAACAGAAGATGATGATTTAGAAGCTGATGAATAG
- a CDS encoding DUF1815 family protein has translation MFLRLAEQHRQYVQDLVMNLQALATVLERRGYPASCYTCGGQMSSASFMVSLGNNHLIRFLVSDYGITWTEMRDDRELMKLEGAEAISQLQELANLVKNFVPPNESPTLVSKNV, from the coding sequence GTGTTTCTCAGACTAGCAGAACAACACCGACAATATGTCCAGGATCTCGTGATGAATCTGCAAGCTTTGGCAACCGTGTTAGAGCGACGTGGATATCCCGCATCATGTTATACCTGTGGCGGACAAATGAGTAGCGCCTCATTTATGGTTAGTTTAGGAAATAACCATTTGATTCGGTTTCTCGTGTCCGATTATGGCATCACATGGACCGAGATGCGCGACGATCGGGAACTAATGAAGTTAGAGGGTGCTGAAGCAATTAGTCAGTTACAAGAACTTGCTAATTTAGTTAAAAACTTTGTTCCCCCTAATGAATCACCAACATTAGTCAGCAAAAACGTCTAA
- the xseB gene encoding exodeoxyribonuclease VII small subunit encodes MARRSKGANSEPVDATLKPDWNYEARVAEVERIIAQIEGGELELEEVFEQFTAAVEYLRQCETFLQQRQQQVDLLIETLSDEPV; translated from the coding sequence ATGGCTAGACGTAGTAAGGGTGCTAATTCCGAACCAGTAGATGCAACACTCAAACCCGATTGGAATTATGAAGCTAGGGTTGCTGAAGTCGAAAGAATTATTGCTCAAATTGAAGGTGGCGAGTTGGAATTAGAAGAAGTATTCGAGCAATTTACGGCAGCCGTTGAATATTTACGTCAATGCGAAACTTTTCTCCAACAGCGACAGCAGCAAGTCGATTTATTAATCGAAACGTTAAGTGATGAACCCGTGTAG
- a CDS encoding DUF2267 domain-containing protein codes for MPIPIREDIVYIILNKINDSGQAMHEVKFEESDFFPGIQITRAELLGHLDYLNQMQYIKAEFSGNAYANQEDVPSVVDSKEVDFRVANTFGAEDGPLPHLITFEAAELTEKGKRMLQKMEDNPPKSLKEGVSVPIATKDMPFLEKVMIKGGFEDIFDARDVTEVIYRAMRDLMPTETSDQVEKELHKEVLPTEDKALQMEIADLWRDTNPVVGFLSRIRAPFDHSNRHNPTDISNVNDERFLTRVKNESPMAATGYDIDRDQAVKAVFSATKDELSEDRIKEIAEYLPGKVRQLWEEA; via the coding sequence ATGCCAATTCCAATTAGAGAAGATATTGTCTACATCATCCTCAATAAAATTAACGATAGTGGTCAAGCAATGCACGAAGTTAAGTTTGAGGAAAGCGATTTCTTTCCTGGAATACAAATAACAAGAGCCGAATTGTTAGGTCATCTTGATTACCTCAATCAGATGCAATACATCAAAGCAGAATTTTCAGGTAATGCTTACGCTAACCAAGAAGATGTCCCAAGTGTTGTAGATTCTAAAGAAGTTGACTTTAGAGTTGCTAATACTTTTGGTGCTGAAGATGGTCCTTTGCCTCATTTAATTACTTTTGAAGCCGCAGAACTGACTGAAAAAGGTAAGCGAATGCTGCAAAAAATGGAAGATAATCCGCCCAAATCGCTTAAAGAAGGGGTATCAGTTCCCATTGCAACAAAAGATATGCCTTTTTTAGAGAAGGTAATGATTAAGGGAGGGTTTGAGGATATTTTTGATGCTAGGGATGTAACTGAGGTTATCTATCGTGCTATGCGTGACCTCATGCCTACAGAAACCTCAGACCAAGTAGAGAAAGAGTTACATAAAGAAGTATTGCCCACAGAAGACAAAGCTTTGCAAATGGAAATTGCAGACCTTTGGCGCGATACTAATCCCGTTGTTGGCTTTTTAAGCAGAATTCGTGCGCCTTTTGACCATTCAAACCGTCATAATCCTACCGATATTTCTAATGTAAATGACGAGCGCTTTTTAACACGAGTCAAAAATGAGTCACCCATGGCAGCAACAGGCTACGACATAGATCGAGATCAAGCAGTTAAAGCTGTATTTTCCGCAACTAAAGACGAGTTGTCAGAAGATAGAATTAAGGAGATTGCTGAATATCTACCTGGTAAAGTTCGTCAACTTTGGGAAGAAGCTTAA
- a CDS encoding GNAT family N-acetyltransferase: METRRLHENDLELLASAIWLLIPEEDRSDNIASDAYLKQALTDKNCYFILSEIDSTLIGYLSAFRFPAVETTSFQVYLCDIVVDKNFRRKGIGTRMIEELKRCA; the protein is encoded by the coding sequence ATGGAAACGCGGAGACTACACGAGAATGATCTTGAGCTTTTAGCTTCCGCCATTTGGTTGTTGATCCCAGAGGAAGATCGCAGTGACAACATTGCTAGCGATGCTTATCTAAAGCAAGCCTTAACTGATAAGAATTGCTATTTCATTTTGTCTGAAATTGATTCAACTCTCATTGGTTATTTGAGTGCTTTTCGTTTTCCCGCTGTAGAGACTACCAGTTTCCAAGTGTACTTGTGCGATATCGTCGTTGATAAAAACTTCAGGAGAAAAGGGATAGGAACTCGAATGATTGAAGAGCTTAAGAGGTGTGCATAG
- a CDS encoding DNA double-strand break repair nuclease NurA: protein MLDLTKLAKAMQGISQHLSLEAAASRQRVELAQELFADACTRQSELVEKQHKWRDRILFSIATPVEPLDTAVDIPIPPAVHTVIATDGSQIAPNQHEIAYCYLLNIGRVVLHYGQNRQPLLDSLPEVFYRAEDLYISRQWGIRTEEWMGYCRTASEATILAELALTGARGKEKEEVLSSVPLLAMVDGSLIYWFLEQLPLEARDRILPPILDAWDQLKEAGIPIMGYLSASRSGEAINFLRLQACPHENPDCVTYCPNLVVEKAPCQMLDPLRDIALWTFSLKPGQRSTLWRSSHRILDLYGCHTIYFCYVHVGTEIARVEVPAWVAENPALLDQSLSLMLAQVQKGYGYPVALAEAHNQAVVRGGDRARFFALLEQQMIKAGLRNVGISYKEARKRGSIA from the coding sequence ATGCTCGATTTAACAAAACTTGCAAAAGCGATGCAAGGCATTAGCCAGCATCTCTCTCTAGAGGCGGCTGCTAGTCGTCAGCGTGTAGAATTAGCTCAAGAGTTATTTGCGGATGCGTGTACGCGACAATCTGAATTAGTAGAGAAACAGCACAAATGGCGCGATCGCATTCTGTTCAGCATCGCTACACCCGTTGAACCTCTTGATACTGCTGTCGATATTCCCATTCCCCCAGCAGTTCATACTGTGATTGCGACGGATGGCTCGCAAATTGCCCCAAATCAGCACGAAATTGCTTACTGCTACCTCCTCAACATTGGGCGTGTTGTCTTGCACTATGGGCAAAATCGCCAACCATTGCTAGATAGCTTACCCGAAGTGTTTTATCGCGCTGAAGACTTATACATCTCGCGTCAGTGGGGAATTCGTACCGAAGAATGGATGGGATATTGCCGCACTGCTTCAGAAGCAACAATTTTGGCAGAACTAGCACTTACAGGGGCGAGGGGTAAAGAAAAAGAAGAGGTATTATCTTCTGTACCTCTGTTAGCAATGGTGGATGGTTCGCTGATTTATTGGTTTTTGGAGCAATTACCCTTAGAAGCACGCGATCGCATTTTGCCACCGATTCTAGACGCTTGGGATCAGCTAAAAGAGGCAGGTATTCCGATCATGGGCTACTTGAGTGCATCGCGTAGCGGGGAAGCAATTAACTTCTTGCGCTTACAAGCGTGTCCGCACGAAAATCCTGATTGCGTAACCTACTGCCCGAATTTGGTTGTCGAAAAAGCGCCGTGTCAGATGCTCGATCCTTTACGCGATATTGCACTGTGGACATTTTCCCTCAAGCCAGGACAACGCAGTACTTTATGGCGTAGTTCGCACCGCATTCTTGATTTATACGGTTGCCATACCATTTATTTTTGCTACGTTCATGTGGGGACAGAAATTGCCAGAGTTGAAGTCCCCGCTTGGGTAGCAGAAAACCCAGCGCTACTCGATCAATCGCTCAGCTTAATGTTGGCACAGGTACAAAAAGGTTACGGCTATCCCGTCGCGCTTGCCGAAGCACATAATCAAGCTGTCGTTCGTGGCGGCGATCGCGCGCGTTTCTTTGCCCTACTCGAACAACAAATGATTAAAGCTGGTTTACGCAATGTCGGAATCTCCTACAAGGAAGCCCGCAAACGTGGCAGCATTGCTTAA
- a CDS encoding DUF2839 domain-containing protein — protein MGEAKRRKAALGENYGKEAQILPWLPITKSQAQQFAKWSNRGAWFGIGFLVIWWITVRFIGPAFGWWQVT, from the coding sequence ATGGGCGAAGCAAAGCGTCGTAAAGCAGCATTAGGAGAAAACTACGGTAAAGAAGCTCAAATCCTGCCATGGCTTCCTATCACCAAAAGCCAAGCCCAGCAATTCGCTAAGTGGAGCAATCGCGGTGCTTGGTTTGGCATTGGCTTTCTAGTTATTTGGTGGATCACCGTTCGGTTTATTGGTCCAGCTTTTGGTTGGTGGCAAGTAACTTGA
- the lysS gene encoding lysine--tRNA ligase, translating to MSADQSSNSQSTSSLEEIRAARLEKVAQLKQLGMNPYAYRWEVTHHAAQLQEKFADLPSGEEVDVEVAIAGRILARRVFGKLAFFSLQDETGTIQLYLDKKRIQQGMASTDPDAFNHLKQLTDVGDILGAKGTVKKTEKGELSVNVSEYAILTKSLLPLPDKWHGLTDTEKRYRQRYVDLIVNPEVQQTFRRRAQITAGIRRYLEAQGFIEIETPVLQPEAGGADARPFITYHNALDMELYLRIATELHLKRMIVGGFEKVFELGRIFRNEGVSTRHNPEFTSVEVYQAYGDYNDMMALTEDLITTVAQEVLGTLQITYQGEAIDLTPPWRRVTMHDLVKEFTGLDFAAFSTLEEAKTAAASVGIDVEDCDSIGKVLNEAFEQKAESQLIQPTYVLDYPVEISPLAKPHRSKPGLVERFELFIVGRETANGFSELTDPIDQRQRLEAQAARKAAGDLEAQGVDEDFITALEYGMPPTVGLGIGIDRFVMLLTDCASIRDAIAFPLLKSASSLIKKYDYDPARKLLQIEFKNGSIYNYQDVPADIAQGLEQETSQGQYFNEFIRGKFAYDQVRLKK from the coding sequence ATGTCTGCCGATCAGTCTTCAAATTCTCAAAGTACCTCAAGTTTAGAAGAAATCCGTGCTGCGCGTTTAGAAAAAGTCGCTCAACTCAAGCAACTAGGGATGAATCCTTACGCTTACCGCTGGGAAGTGACACATCATGCTGCACAATTGCAAGAAAAATTTGCTGATTTACCAAGTGGTGAAGAAGTCGATGTGGAAGTGGCGATCGCCGGTCGTATTTTGGCACGTCGCGTCTTTGGTAAACTTGCTTTTTTCAGCTTGCAAGATGAAACTGGCACAATTCAACTATACCTGGATAAAAAAAGAATCCAGCAAGGCATGGCAAGTACCGATCCTGATGCTTTCAATCACTTGAAGCAGCTAACGGATGTAGGAGACATTTTAGGAGCCAAAGGTACGGTCAAGAAGACGGAAAAAGGTGAATTATCCGTCAACGTCAGCGAGTACGCGATTCTGACTAAATCTTTATTGCCTTTACCAGATAAATGGCACGGTCTTACAGATACCGAAAAGCGCTATCGTCAGCGGTACGTTGATTTAATTGTTAATCCAGAAGTCCAGCAAACATTTCGTCGCCGCGCTCAAATTACTGCGGGAATTCGTCGTTATTTAGAAGCGCAAGGCTTTATTGAAATTGAAACGCCTGTCCTACAACCAGAGGCGGGAGGTGCGGATGCACGTCCATTTATCACCTACCACAATGCGCTAGACATGGAGTTGTATCTGCGAATTGCAACCGAACTACATCTCAAGCGGATGATCGTCGGTGGGTTTGAAAAAGTCTTCGAGTTAGGACGCATTTTTCGTAATGAAGGCGTTTCAACACGCCACAACCCAGAATTTACGTCAGTAGAAGTTTACCAAGCTTATGGTGACTACAATGACATGATGGCGCTGACGGAAGACTTGATTACTACTGTGGCGCAAGAGGTTTTGGGTACGCTGCAAATTACTTATCAAGGTGAGGCGATCGATTTAACTCCTCCCTGGCGACGCGTGACGATGCATGATTTAGTTAAGGAATTTACAGGACTTGATTTCGCGGCATTTTCTACGCTGGAAGAAGCAAAAACAGCAGCAGCGAGTGTGGGGATTGATGTTGAGGATTGTGATTCGATTGGTAAAGTTCTCAACGAAGCATTTGAGCAAAAAGCCGAATCGCAACTTATTCAGCCGACGTATGTTCTCGACTATCCTGTAGAAATTTCACCTTTGGCAAAGCCGCATCGTTCTAAGCCTGGTTTGGTTGAACGATTTGAATTGTTTATTGTGGGTAGAGAAACCGCCAATGGTTTTTCGGAATTAACCGATCCGATCGACCAACGTCAGCGACTCGAAGCCCAAGCAGCGCGTAAAGCAGCTGGAGATTTGGAAGCGCAGGGCGTCGATGAAGATTTTATCACCGCTCTAGAATACGGAATGCCACCAACTGTAGGTTTAGGTATTGGGATTGACCGCTTCGTAATGCTGTTAACAGATTGTGCGAGTATTCGCGATGCGATCGCTTTTCCGTTACTCAAATCTGCTAGCAGCTTAATCAAAAAATACGATTACGATCCGGCAAGAAAACTTCTCCAAATCGAATTCAAAAATGGCAGCATCTACAACTACCAAGATGTTCCCGCTGATATTGCACAAGGACTAGAACAAGAAACTTCTCAAGGACAATACTTCAACGAGTTCATTCGAGGTAAATTTGCTTATGACCAAGTGCGGTTAAAAAAGTGA
- a CDS encoding helicase C-terminal domain-containing protein, producing MIEAEVHYSLHNFLRSQGEASWHHHLTMARLVARGLRLKRSALIQVGAGSGYQGRYRLSYLAPALMWQESVIIVAPEEVQQRLLRVEIPPLQQWLQTDKKILTGDSWICDGFQGLLLTSPESWLAAQLAGKGFPANIPTILDGVDDLEAWTRTQLTATIQPSDWDELMLAFPKHVEVIRNARVQLTKAIFQHPVNPYECYLSSQQEQEILYTLDQSLEISCKDTAPQHSDNGAKQSTSIRNLGVPNAWRKFWQSPRDNQLLWATVSRSQGSFSLHSSPVEVASALAPIWSRQPVVLVGSALDQEAEAPIYRKNLGLGELTCLKFSDDRRENLIQLYLPDRLPLPNTPEFQTAFIEKVHSLLSLTTASPGLTVILVGDVPLKAQVGATLAAEFGSRVQVEKTTSLDQRGILVTGWDFWRQHLGELPTPQLLIVATLPLPSLENPLVAGRVAYYKRTHQDWFRLYLLPAALNELSRAIAPVRDRHGVVALLDSRVLHRSYGSQVLAALSPMARIDYLDSSLLTPAN from the coding sequence GTGATTGAAGCAGAAGTCCACTACTCACTGCATAACTTCTTGCGATCGCAAGGCGAAGCTTCCTGGCACCATCATCTAACGATGGCGCGGCTGGTTGCACGCGGATTGCGACTCAAGCGTAGTGCTTTAATTCAAGTTGGGGCTGGTAGTGGCTATCAAGGGCGATATCGCTTGAGTTATCTTGCTCCCGCACTGATGTGGCAAGAATCTGTAATTATAGTCGCCCCTGAGGAAGTACAGCAGCGATTGCTCCGTGTTGAAATTCCGCCACTACAACAGTGGCTGCAAACAGATAAAAAAATTCTCACAGGTGATTCTTGGATTTGCGATGGTTTTCAGGGATTACTGCTGACTTCTCCTGAATCTTGGTTAGCAGCACAGTTAGCAGGAAAAGGATTTCCAGCTAATATACCTACAATTCTCGATGGTGTAGACGACCTCGAAGCCTGGACTCGCACTCAACTCACCGCAACGATTCAACCGAGTGATTGGGATGAATTGATGCTTGCTTTTCCCAAGCACGTAGAAGTTATTCGCAATGCACGAGTCCAACTAACAAAAGCAATTTTTCAACATCCGGTCAATCCCTACGAGTGCTATTTAAGCTCGCAACAAGAGCAGGAAATTCTTTACACTCTCGACCAAAGTCTAGAAATAAGTTGCAAAGATACAGCGCCACAACACAGCGATAATGGAGCAAAGCAATCTACATCAATACGCAATCTCGGTGTACCAAACGCTTGGCGTAAGTTTTGGCAAAGTCCCCGCGACAATCAACTGCTTTGGGCAACCGTTTCGCGTTCTCAGGGTTCCTTTTCCTTACACTCGTCCCCTGTAGAAGTTGCATCGGCGCTTGCACCAATTTGGTCTAGACAACCTGTTGTGTTAGTTGGTAGTGCCTTAGATCAGGAAGCTGAAGCACCGATTTATCGAAAGAACTTAGGTCTAGGTGAGTTAACTTGTCTAAAGTTTTCTGACGATCGCCGCGAAAATCTGATTCAACTTTATCTACCCGATCGCTTACCGCTACCAAATACGCCAGAATTTCAAACCGCGTTCATCGAAAAAGTTCATTCACTCCTTAGTTTAACTACCGCATCTCCTGGATTGACAGTTATTTTAGTAGGTGATGTACCACTTAAAGCCCAAGTCGGCGCAACTTTAGCCGCAGAATTTGGCTCTAGGGTACAAGTAGAGAAAACAACTTCTTTAGATCAGCGCGGAATCTTAGTCACTGGTTGGGACTTTTGGCGACAGCATCTCGGTGAACTACCAACGCCGCAATTATTAATTGTTGCTACATTACCCCTACCTTCCTTAGAAAACCCCTTAGTCGCGGGTCGAGTTGCGTACTACAAGCGCACGCATCAAGATTGGTTTCGGCTGTATCTCTTGCCAGCTGCTTTAAATGAATTATCGCGGGCGATCGCCCCAGTCCGCGATCGTCATGGTGTTGTTGCCTTACTTGATAGCCGAGTATTACACCGAAGTTATGGCTCTCAAGTTCTCGCTGCACTCAGTCCTATGGCAAGAATTGATTATCTAGATTCTAGTCTCCTTACTCCAGCTAATTGA
- a CDS encoding cytochrome P450 — MEQDIFELPGPEGKALVGNLLDLSQDPLGFLTHCAREYGDIVPIRLGLTPTCLLTHPDLIEEVLKDRDSFIKSRGFRALRTLLGEGLLTSEGDSWFRQRRLAQPVFHQKRIAGYATIMVEYAERMLTTWQNGETRNVHADMMRLTLNIVMKCLFNQDIDEGNAQVVANALDVAMDWFESKRKQNFLIWEWFPRPENIRYRNAISQMDATIYSIIEQRRTSGEDPGDLLSMLMQARDEDDGTGMSDRQLRDEVATLMLAGHETTANALTWTWMLLAQHPEVLSKLEAELQQVLDGRSPTVADIPQLRYTDMVVKESMRLYPPVAIFGREAAVDCQIGGYSVPKGCTITISQWVTHRDPRYFEDPETFKPERWVDDLEKQLPRGVYIPFGDGPRVCIGKGFALMEAILLLATIAQKFSLNLVPEFPIVPQPSITLRPEYGIKVVVKRR, encoded by the coding sequence ATGGAACAAGATATTTTTGAATTACCAGGACCAGAAGGCAAGGCTTTAGTCGGTAATTTACTCGATTTAAGCCAAGATCCGTTAGGTTTTTTAACGCACTGCGCGCGGGAGTATGGCGATATAGTACCGATACGCTTAGGATTAACGCCAACGTGTCTTCTCACGCATCCTGACTTAATTGAGGAAGTCCTCAAAGATCGGGACTCTTTTATCAAAAGTCGGGGTTTTCGGGCATTGCGCACTTTATTAGGTGAAGGATTATTAACGAGTGAGGGTGACTCGTGGTTTCGCCAGCGCCGCTTAGCCCAACCTGTTTTCCACCAAAAGCGAATTGCTGGTTATGCCACGATTATGGTTGAATATGCCGAACGAATGTTGACAACTTGGCAAAATGGAGAAACGCGCAACGTTCACGCCGATATGATGCGTCTTACCTTGAACATTGTGATGAAGTGTCTATTTAACCAAGACATTGATGAAGGAAACGCGCAAGTTGTTGCTAACGCGCTTGATGTGGCAATGGATTGGTTTGAAAGTAAGCGCAAGCAAAATTTTTTGATTTGGGAATGGTTTCCGCGACCGGAAAATATTCGCTATCGCAACGCGATTAGTCAAATGGACGCAACGATTTACAGCATTATCGAGCAACGACGCACCAGCGGCGAAGATCCTGGCGATTTACTCTCGATGCTGATGCAAGCGCGCGATGAGGATGATGGTACAGGAATGAGCGATCGCCAGTTACGCGATGAAGTGGCAACTTTGATGCTAGCAGGGCATGAAACTACTGCAAATGCTTTGACGTGGACATGGATGTTACTTGCTCAACACCCCGAAGTATTATCTAAACTCGAAGCCGAGTTGCAACAAGTGCTTGATGGACGTTCTCCGACTGTCGCTGATATACCGCAGTTGCGCTATACCGATATGGTTGTCAAAGAATCGATGCGACTTTATCCACCAGTCGCTATTTTTGGGCGAGAAGCTGCGGTAGATTGTCAAATTGGCGGCTACAGCGTACCGAAAGGCTGCACGATTACCATCAGCCAGTGGGTCACGCACCGCGATCCTCGCTATTTTGAAGATCCGGAAACTTTCAAACCCGAACGCTGGGTGGACGATCTAGAAAAACAGTTACCCAGAGGCGTTTACATTCCTTTTGGTGATGGACCGCGCGTTTGTATTGGCAAGGGTTTTGCGCTGATGGAAGCTATTTTGTTACTCGCAACGATCGCGCAAAAGTTTAGCCTCAATCTTGTCCCTGAATTTCCGATTGTGCCGCAGCCTTCGATTACGCTGCGCCCAGAGTACGGAATCAAAGTCGTTGTAAAGCGTAGATAG